A genomic stretch from Hemicordylus capensis ecotype Gifberg chromosome 5, rHemCap1.1.pri, whole genome shotgun sequence includes:
- the KCTD8 gene encoding BTB/POZ domain-containing protein KCTD8 isoform X2, whose protein sequence is MALKDSGGGGTGGTTSTTTILPISDMVSSCSPAAAAAVAAGGCAFPEVVELNVGGQVYVTKHSTLLSVPDSTLAHMFSPRRSATRELPRDSRARFFIDRDGFLFRYVLDYLRDKQLALPDHFPEKERLLREAEYFQLADLVKLLSPKVTKQSSLNDEGCQSDLEDGNSPGSGELLLPHQRAGEKRAGFITVGYRGSYTTVRDNQTDAKFRRVARIMVCGRIALAKEIFGDTLNESRDPDRPPEKYTSRFYLKFTYLEQAFDRLSEAGFHMVACNSTGTAAFINQYREDKIWSSYTEYIFYTFVLIKQ, encoded by the coding sequence ATGGCCTTGAAggacagcggcggcggcggcactggcggcaccaccagcaccaccaccatcctgcCCATTAGCGACATGGTGTCTTCCTGTTCACCGGCAGCGGCTGctgcggtggcggcggggggctGCGCTTTCCCGGAGGTGGTGGAGCTGAACGTGGGCGGGCAGGTGTACGTGACCAAGCACTCGACGCTGCTAAGCGTGCCGGACAGCACCTTGGCGCACATGTTCTCGCCCCGTCGGAGCGCCACGCGggaactgcccagggacagccGGGCGCGCTTTTTCATCGACCGCGACGGCTTTCTCTTCAGGTACGTGCTGGATTATCTGCGGGACAAGCAGCTGGCTTTGCCGGACCACTTCCCGGAGAAGGAGCGCCTGCTGCGCGAGGCCGAGTACTTCCAGCTGGCCGACCTGGTCAAGCTGCTCTCGCCCAAGGTCACCAAGCAGAGCTCGCTCAACGACGAAGGCTGCCAGAGTGACCTGGAGGACGGCAACTCGCCGGGCAGCGGCGAGCTCCTTCTGCCCCATCAGCGCGCCGGCGAGAAGCGCGCCGGTTTCATCACGGTGGGCTACCGGGGCTCCTACACAACGGTGCGGGATAACCAGACCGACGCGAAGTTCCGCCGGGTGGCCAGGATCATGGTGTGCGGCAGGATCGCCCTGGCCAAGGAGATCTTTGGTGACACGCTCAATGAGAGCCGCGATCCGGATCGGCCTCCTGAGAAATACACTTCCCGATTCTACCTGAAGTTCACTTACCTGGAGCAGGCCTTCGACCGTCTCTCCGAAGCTGGCTTCCATATGGTGGCTTGCAATTCCACCGGCACCGCCGCCTTCATCAACCAGTATAGGGAAGACAAAATCTGGAGCAGCTATACCGAGTACATCTTTTACA